In Liquorilactobacillus hordei DSM 19519, the following proteins share a genomic window:
- the nagA gene encoding N-acetylglucosamine-6-phosphate deacetylase: MTKVLKHADIFTGIEEIKDGYLRFSDKIEAIGSMAQFVAEENDTEVIDLEGKIIIPGFIDVHSHGGYSFDAMDGNPAQIDEMVTDMIHEGITSYFATTMTQSHENIAKAMVGIREAARTNHVIQGIHLEGPFISPVFKGAQPEKYIQAPDVELFNHWNELSGHLVKLVTFAPEHETSAQFENYCLKNGIVPSIGHSNALREQLKHSKASHVTHLYNAQREFKHRQPGVTGHALLEDNIYCEIIADGFHVVPDMIKLAYEIKGPKRMELVTDSMRAKGMPEGTSELGGQKVIVKDRQARLESGNLAGSVLQFQEAFRNIIAYTGCGIKDAVLMSSVNQAREFGLTAKGTLEVGKDADLNILTDKLNLVETYSYGNCYKN, encoded by the coding sequence ATGACAAAGGTTTTGAAACATGCTGATATTTTTACTGGCATAGAAGAGATCAAGGATGGATATCTTCGTTTTTCTGACAAGATTGAAGCTATAGGCTCAATGGCACAATTTGTCGCTGAGGAAAACGACACGGAAGTAATTGATCTCGAGGGGAAAATAATTATTCCTGGTTTCATTGATGTTCATAGCCACGGTGGGTATAGTTTTGATGCGATGGATGGAAATCCTGCCCAAATAGATGAAATGGTAACAGACATGATTCACGAGGGTATTACGAGTTATTTTGCTACAACAATGACACAATCACATGAGAATATAGCTAAGGCTATGGTGGGCATTAGAGAAGCTGCTAGGACAAATCATGTGATTCAAGGCATCCATCTGGAAGGTCCGTTTATTTCACCTGTTTTCAAAGGTGCGCAGCCAGAAAAATATATTCAGGCACCAGATGTTGAATTATTTAACCATTGGAATGAGCTCTCAGGTCATTTAGTAAAATTAGTTACTTTTGCTCCTGAACATGAAACTTCAGCGCAGTTTGAAAACTATTGCTTGAAAAATGGAATTGTCCCATCAATCGGACATAGTAATGCTTTAAGGGAGCAACTTAAACATTCAAAAGCAAGTCACGTTACACACTTATATAACGCACAGCGTGAGTTTAAGCACCGCCAACCAGGTGTAACAGGGCATGCATTGCTTGAAGATAATATCTATTGTGAAATTATTGCTGATGGATTTCACGTTGTTCCAGATATGATCAAGTTGGCATATGAAATAAAGGGACCAAAACGTATGGAACTAGTTACTGATTCGATGAGAGCAAAAGGAATGCCAGAAGGAACATCTGAACTCGGAGGACAGAAGGTTATTGTCAAAGATCGACAAGCACGATTAGAATCTGGGAATTTAGCAGGTTCAGTATTGCAATTCCAAGAAGCATTCCGTAATATTATTGCGTATACTGGTTGTGGAATTAAAGACGCGGTCTTAATGTCATCTGTCAATCAAGCACGAGAATTTGGCTTGACTGCCAAAGGAACTCTTGAAGTTGGCAAAGATGCTGATTTGAATATTTTAACTGATAAATTAAATTTGGTAGAGACCTATAGTTATGGTAACTGCTACAAAAATTAA
- a CDS encoding peptide MFS transporter — protein sequence MDVTFLGHPRGLSTLFFTEMWERFSYYGMRAILLYYMYYEVSAGGLGFSKPLALSIMSIYGSLVYLSSVIGGFVSDRIWGSRRTVFVGGILIMLGHIVLATPFGKLALFISIALIVIGTGLLKPNVSEMVGGLYKQDDPRRDTGFNIFVFGINAGAFIAPIVVGYLGQKVNFHLGFSLAAIGMLIGLIQYYFDGNKYLSKDSLYPNDPIDPSELQAIIKKVILFVIVIALILTIMSLFNFLTISNIILLITVIAVLIPIYYFIIMLSSRKITKVEKSRVWAYVPLFIASILFWSIEEQGAVVLAIFANEQTRLEIWGHTFPSSWFQSMNPLFIMIYAPIFAIIWTVLGKKQPSSPAKFSYGLFFAGVSFLWMMFPGALFGTDTKVGPLWLIMSWALVIVGEMLVSPIGLSATTKLAPKAFESQMMSMWFISDAVAQAFNSQLVRFYNAQNEIVYFGVVGGVTILFGIILLIFSSKIKKLMRGIE from the coding sequence ATGGACGTGACATTCTTGGGACATCCGCGGGGCTTATCCACACTCTTTTTCACAGAAATGTGGGAAAGATTTAGCTATTATGGTATGAGAGCAATCTTACTTTATTATATGTATTATGAGGTTAGTGCTGGAGGGCTTGGGTTCAGTAAACCACTTGCTTTATCTATAATGTCTATTTATGGCTCATTAGTGTACCTTTCTAGTGTTATAGGAGGATTTGTCAGTGACAGAATCTGGGGGAGTCGTAGAACAGTATTTGTGGGCGGTATTTTAATAATGTTAGGCCATATAGTGTTGGCCACTCCATTTGGAAAATTAGCACTTTTTATTTCAATTGCTTTAATTGTTATAGGAACTGGTCTTTTAAAACCAAATGTTTCAGAAATGGTCGGCGGTTTATATAAACAAGATGATCCAAGAAGGGATACAGGGTTTAATATTTTTGTTTTTGGTATTAATGCAGGTGCATTCATTGCTCCTATTGTTGTGGGATATTTAGGTCAAAAAGTTAATTTTCATTTAGGTTTCTCACTTGCTGCAATTGGAATGTTAATCGGTTTAATTCAATACTATTTTGATGGTAATAAATATTTATCAAAGGATAGTTTATATCCAAATGATCCGATTGATCCCAGTGAACTACAGGCGATTATTAAGAAAGTAATTCTTTTTGTTATTGTAATTGCTTTGATTTTAACTATTATGTCTTTATTTAATTTTCTAACAATTAGTAACATAATTCTGTTGATAACTGTTATTGCGGTATTGATTCCAATTTATTATTTTATAATAATGTTGAGTAGTAGAAAGATAACTAAAGTTGAAAAATCACGTGTATGGGCATATGTTCCATTGTTTATTGCTAGTATTTTGTTTTGGTCAATTGAGGAACAAGGTGCAGTGGTATTAGCAATATTTGCTAACGAACAAACACGCTTAGAAATCTGGGGTCACACTTTTCCATCTAGTTGGTTTCAAAGTATGAATCCGTTATTCATCATGATATATGCTCCAATCTTTGCAATAATTTGGACTGTTCTAGGGAAAAAACAACCTTCTTCCCCTGCAAAATTTTCTTATGGTCTTTTTTTTGCTGGAGTATCATTTCTTTGGATGATGTTCCCAGGAGCCCTATTTGGTACTGATACAAAAGTTGGACCGTTATGGTTGATAATGAGTTGGGCTTTGGTAATAGTTGGCGAAATGCTTGTCTCTCCGATTGGTCTCTCTGCAACAACCAAATTAGCTCCAAAGGCATTTGAGTCGCAAATGATGAGCATGTGGTTCATCAGTGATGCGGTTGCACAGGCTTTTAATTCACAACTAGTTAGATTTTATAATGCCCAAAATGAAATTGTTTATTTTGGAGTAGTTGGTGGTGTTACGATTCTCTTTGGCATTATATTATTGATCTTCTCTTCTAAAATAAAAAAATTGATGAGAGGTATTGAATAA
- a CDS encoding WecB/TagA/CpsF family glycosyltransferase, translating into MLNKYEQVNVLGVDFTKITNNELLEQLKLDNQNHSNRFVITANPEIVLYARDHPEYLAVLKLADYTTADGIGIIKGAKILKTPLPERVTGFDTLGSLLKFANKEQKSVYFLGAKPETIKKTINKIHHDYPTLKIAGYHDGYFTNDQEIATEIKDSQPDFVFVALGFPKQEFFIAKYRQLTPAIWMGVGGSFDVLAGTVKRAPIFWQKHHIEWLYRLFQEPSRFWRMLALPKYLIMIYLKKFGLLKA; encoded by the coding sequence ATGTTAAACAAATATGAACAGGTCAATGTTTTGGGTGTCGATTTTACCAAAATTACAAATAACGAACTATTAGAACAATTGAAACTGGATAATCAAAATCATTCAAACCGTTTCGTAATTACAGCTAATCCTGAAATTGTTTTGTATGCCCGCGATCATCCAGAATACCTAGCAGTACTCAAATTAGCTGACTATACAACTGCTGATGGCATTGGAATTATTAAGGGAGCCAAAATCCTAAAAACTCCTCTGCCCGAAAGAGTAACAGGTTTTGACACACTTGGTTCTTTATTGAAATTTGCTAACAAAGAACAAAAAAGTGTTTATTTCTTAGGTGCTAAACCTGAAACAATCAAAAAAACAATTAACAAAATTCATCATGATTATCCAACTTTGAAAATTGCAGGATACCATGATGGTTATTTTACAAATGACCAAGAAATTGCAACAGAAATCAAAGACAGTCAACCCGACTTCGTTTTTGTTGCATTAGGTTTCCCCAAACAAGAATTTTTCATTGCTAAGTATCGACAACTTACCCCTGCAATTTGGATGGGTGTTGGTGGAAGTTTTGACGTCCTAGCGGGAACTGTCAAACGTGCCCCAATTTTTTGGCAAAAACATCATATTGAGTGGTTATATCGCTTATTTCAGGAACCATCTAGGTTCTGGCGAATGCTTGCTTTACCCAAATACTTAATCATGATTTATCTGAAAAAATTTGGGTTACTTAAAGCTTAA
- a CDS encoding helix-turn-helix domain-containing protein — protein sequence MTRNYTYSFKLKVVKEYLNGENSLHTLCLKYKMPSDTPLVIWVSRYKAFGPTGLKQLKRRHYSNDFKVAVITYYLNHSTSIQKTAIHFNISHTVVYNWLKLMRQFGIKAVISSKIGRPKMVKKKKETSKKKTEQQLIERQQKQIRHLEQELSYTKIENVYLKKLDAVIRNKK from the coding sequence TTGACACGTAATTATACCTACAGCTTTAAGTTGAAAGTAGTTAAAGAATATTTAAATGGTGAAAATTCACTCCACACACTGTGTCTGAAATATAAGATGCCGAGTGATACTCCATTAGTAATTTGGGTGTCGCGTTATAAAGCTTTTGGTCCTACCGGACTTAAACAGCTTAAACGCCGGCACTATTCTAATGATTTCAAGGTAGCGGTTATTACATATTACTTGAACCATTCTACCAGTATTCAAAAAACAGCCATCCACTTTAATATCAGCCACACAGTCGTTTATAATTGGCTTAAATTAATGCGGCAATTTGGAATTAAAGCCGTAATTTCATCTAAGATAGGACGACCCAAGATGGTTAAGAAAAAGAAAGAAACATCCAAGAAAAAGACCGAACAACAGTTAATAGAGAGACAACAAAAACAAATCAGACATTTAGAACAGGAACTTTCCTATACTAAAATTGAGAATGTTTATCTAAAAAAATTGGATGCCGTAATTCGAAACAAAAAATAG
- the nadE gene encoding ammonia-dependent NAD(+) synthetase gives MRELQRKIISELCVSSDFDPKDEIRKSVDFMKAYLKKHAFLKTLVLGISGGQDSTLTGTLSQLAIKELRDETGNSEYQFIAVRLPYGNQADEQDAMDAIAFMKADKVVRVNIKPATDAMVESIKENGLEVSDFNRGNIKARERMIAQYGIASANKGAVVGTDHAAEAVTGFYTKFGDGGADITPLWRLDKRQGRAMLELLGAPEHLYKKKPTADLEDNRPALPDEVALGVTYEDIDNYLEGQDIDSAAAEKIEAWYLKTQHKRHSPITVYDEFWK, from the coding sequence ATGAGAGAGTTGCAAAGAAAGATTATCAGTGAATTATGTGTCAGTTCTGACTTTGATCCTAAAGATGAGATTCGAAAAAGTGTTGACTTTATGAAGGCATATTTAAAAAAACATGCATTCTTGAAGACTCTTGTATTAGGAATATCAGGAGGACAAGATTCAACTTTGACAGGAACATTGAGCCAGTTGGCAATTAAAGAATTGCGTGATGAAACGGGCAATAGTGAATATCAATTTATTGCTGTACGGTTACCTTATGGAAATCAGGCTGATGAACAAGATGCAATGGATGCTATCGCATTTATGAAGGCTGATAAGGTAGTGCGTGTTAACATCAAACCAGCGACAGATGCAATGGTTGAAAGCATTAAAGAAAATGGCTTGGAAGTCAGCGATTTTAACCGTGGGAATATCAAAGCTCGTGAACGTATGATTGCTCAATATGGAATTGCCTCAGCCAATAAGGGCGCTGTAGTTGGAACCGATCATGCAGCCGAAGCAGTTACAGGTTTTTATACAAAATTTGGAGATGGCGGGGCAGATATTACTCCTTTATGGCGTTTAGATAAGCGCCAAGGTAGGGCAATGCTTGAACTTCTTGGAGCTCCAGAGCACCTATACAAAAAGAAACCAACGGCAGATTTAGAAGATAATCGTCCTGCGTTACCAGATGAAGTAGCTTTAGGTGTAACCTATGAGGATATTGATAATTATTTAGAAGGACAAGATATCGATAGTGCTGCAGCTGAAAAAATTGAAGCATGGTATTTGAAGACCCAACATAAGCGTCATTCACCAATTACAGTGTATGATGAGTTTTGGAAATAA
- a CDS encoding GntR family transcriptional regulator has product MASPIYIQIHNEIKRSIESGRWSVGERIPSEREMAVTFGVSRMTLRQAVKTLVDEGILERHVGSGTFVARQKVQEKMSSGVTSFSELMRAQGKAPSSKTISYHIATPSLSEMEKLNLMEKELVLRMERIRYADEMPICFEIATIPEKLIREYSKEEVTSSLYHALEESGHIIGHAQQTVSAMLASEQIAEYLGIRRGDAILRLRQLTNLEDGQPFEYVRTQYVGERFEFYLEK; this is encoded by the coding sequence ATGGCATCACCTATTTATATTCAGATTCACAATGAAATTAAGCGTTCAATTGAGTCTGGGAGGTGGAGTGTAGGTGAGCGCATTCCCTCGGAACGTGAAATGGCTGTAACTTTTGGTGTTAGTCGAATGACATTACGACAAGCAGTGAAAACTCTAGTTGATGAGGGTATTCTTGAGAGACACGTTGGTTCAGGAACGTTTGTTGCTAGGCAAAAAGTTCAAGAGAAGATGTCATCAGGTGTAACTAGTTTTTCTGAATTAATGAGAGCACAAGGGAAAGCGCCCTCTAGTAAAACAATCTCTTATCATATTGCAACCCCATCTTTGAGTGAAATGGAGAAGTTAAACTTGATGGAAAAGGAACTGGTTCTTAGAATGGAGAGAATCAGATATGCTGATGAGATGCCCATCTGTTTTGAAATTGCTACAATCCCTGAAAAATTGATAAGGGAATATAGTAAAGAGGAAGTTACAAGCTCTTTATACCACGCACTCGAAGAGAGTGGTCATATAATTGGTCATGCACAGCAGACAGTTTCAGCAATGTTGGCTTCAGAACAAATCGCTGAGTATTTAGGAATTCGCAGAGGAGACGCGATTTTACGTTTACGTCAACTTACCAATTTGGAAGACGGGCAGCCATTTGAATATGTTAGAACTCAATATGTGGGGGAAAGATTCGAATTTTATTTAGAAAAATAA
- a CDS encoding nicotinate phosphoribosyltransferase — translation MEMNYPDDSYALHTDEYQINMIQTYWLKGIDQRKAVFELYFRKIPFQNGYAIFAGLERVIDYLNKLHFTKSDLEYLRESGNFSDEFLNYLKNFKFSATLRAVVEGEVVFNNEPILQVEGPLADCQLVETAILNVINYQTLIATKAARVRSVVHEDAIMEFGTRRAQEFDAAIWGTRAAYIGGFDATSNVRASKIFGIPASGTHAHALVQAYRDDYAAFKAYATTHKDCVFLVDTYDTLRSGVPNAIKVAKELGNKINFLGVRIDSGDMAYISKRVREQLDEAGFSSAKIYASNDLDEKTITNLKMQGAKIDVWGVGTKLITAYDQPALGAVYKMVAIENSEGILEDTIKLSSNAEKVSTPGKKQVWRITKKADGKSEGDYIALWDEKPAEEKTLYMFHPQYTYINKNITDFDARPLLKDIFVEGKQVYQVPSLIEIKEYAHERLDSLWEEYKRDLNPQDYPVDLSEACYNNKMKIIKEIRESINKKA, via the coding sequence ATGGAAATGAATTATCCAGACGATAGTTATGCTCTACATACTGATGAATATCAAATCAATATGATTCAGACATATTGGCTGAAAGGAATTGATCAACGAAAAGCGGTTTTTGAACTTTATTTTAGAAAAATTCCTTTTCAAAATGGGTATGCTATTTTTGCTGGTTTAGAGCGTGTAATTGATTATCTTAATAAATTACATTTTACAAAAAGTGATCTTGAGTATCTGAGAGAATCTGGTAATTTTTCAGATGAATTTTTGAACTATTTAAAAAACTTCAAATTTTCAGCGACATTAAGAGCAGTAGTTGAAGGCGAAGTTGTTTTTAACAACGAGCCAATCTTACAAGTAGAGGGGCCCTTAGCTGATTGCCAACTTGTTGAAACGGCAATTTTAAATGTAATTAATTATCAGACACTGATTGCTACAAAGGCAGCTCGAGTGAGGTCAGTTGTTCATGAAGATGCTATTATGGAGTTTGGAACAAGAAGGGCTCAGGAGTTTGATGCAGCTATTTGGGGAACACGAGCTGCTTATATTGGAGGATTTGATGCAACCAGTAATGTGAGAGCAAGTAAAATCTTTGGAATTCCAGCTAGTGGTACGCATGCACATGCATTAGTGCAGGCTTATCGCGATGATTATGCAGCTTTTAAGGCATATGCTACTACGCACAAAGATTGTGTGTTTCTTGTTGATACCTATGATACTTTAAGAAGCGGTGTTCCTAATGCAATTAAGGTTGCAAAGGAATTGGGGAACAAAATAAATTTCTTGGGTGTCCGGATTGATTCTGGAGATATGGCATACATTTCAAAACGTGTCAGAGAACAGTTGGATGAGGCGGGATTTTCCAGTGCCAAAATATATGCTTCAAATGACCTTGATGAAAAAACAATTACAAACTTGAAGATGCAAGGGGCTAAGATTGATGTGTGGGGTGTAGGGACTAAGCTAATTACTGCATATGATCAACCTGCACTTGGAGCTGTTTACAAAATGGTAGCAATTGAAAATAGTGAAGGAATTCTAGAAGATACAATTAAATTGTCGAGTAACGCGGAAAAAGTCTCAACACCTGGGAAAAAACAGGTATGGCGTATTACTAAGAAGGCTGATGGCAAGTCTGAAGGAGATTATATTGCGTTATGGGATGAAAAACCTGCGGAAGAAAAGACTCTGTACATGTTTCATCCGCAGTATACCTATATTAATAAGAATATAACAGACTTTGATGCTCGCCCGCTTTTAAAAGATATTTTTGTGGAAGGAAAGCAAGTCTATCAAGTTCCCAGTCTGATTGAAATCAAAGAATATGCCCATGAACGGCTTGACAGTCTTTGGGAAGAATACAAGCGCGATCTTAATCCGCAAGATTACCCAGTTGATTTATCTGAGGCATGTTACAATAATAAAATGAAGATAATTAAAGAAATTCGTGAAAGTATCAATAAAAAAGCGTAA
- the proC gene encoding pyrroline-5-carboxylate reductase, with product MKIGFIGVGNMAKSIIAGWLAKKTFRPEDILVHSAHRNNYEKYAKETGVTACDSNTVLAQEADIILLAVKPFVLASIIDEISDVMNENKLIISMASGVSLAEIESQFKDKKIPIIRIMPNVNVEINEGMTAFVRNSSVTDIAYEQAKSLFDSLGRTLEIPEKDFSIFVALAGSSPAYIYYFIDAMARSGVKYGLTKKQATEISAQAVLGSAQKVLATTKSPMDMVDDVCSPGGTTIAGLLAMEEAGFMTAVVKGIDATVLKDQATH from the coding sequence ATGAAAATTGGATTTATAGGTGTTGGGAATATGGCTAAGTCAATTATTGCGGGATGGTTGGCAAAAAAGACTTTTAGACCTGAGGATATTCTTGTACATAGTGCACATCGAAATAATTATGAAAAGTATGCAAAAGAAACGGGGGTTACTGCGTGTGACAGTAACACTGTTTTGGCTCAGGAAGCAGATATTATTTTATTGGCTGTAAAACCTTTCGTTTTAGCTAGCATAATTGATGAAATAAGTGATGTAATGAATGAAAATAAACTTATTATTTCGATGGCTAGTGGTGTTTCTTTAGCAGAAATAGAGTCACAGTTTAAAGATAAGAAAATTCCGATAATTAGAATTATGCCGAATGTAAATGTTGAAATCAATGAAGGAATGACAGCCTTTGTTAGAAATAGTTCTGTGACGGATATTGCTTATGAGCAGGCTAAAAGCTTATTTGATAGTTTGGGTCGAACATTGGAAATTCCGGAAAAGGATTTTAGTATTTTTGTGGCATTGGCAGGAAGTTCCCCCGCCTACATTTATTATTTTATAGATGCGATGGCTCGTTCTGGGGTTAAGTATGGTCTGACCAAGAAACAAGCAACAGAAATATCTGCACAGGCTGTTTTAGGAAGTGCACAAAAAGTTTTAGCAACAACAAAATCACCCATGGATATGGTTGATGATGTGTGCTCACCAGGAGGTACAACAATTGCAGGATTATTGGCGATGGAGGAAGCAGGTTTTATGACCGCAGTGGTCAAGGGGATAGATGCAACGGTTTTGAAGGATCAAGCGACTCATTGA
- a CDS encoding IS3 family transposase: MRRDYPFITLLKVAGLARSTYYYHLACLNRPDKYRQVKQIIRQEFARSHQTYGYRRMRFVLKQHHVKLCLETVRKIMFSMGLKVTLFSKHSGRYNSYHGHVGQVVPNLLKQQFKAHKPYTVLHTDVSQFKLTCGKWGYISTVIDEASNEVLAAKVSSTPNRVLIDQTLETVIKKIPATTKPILHSDQGWQYQMTNYQAKLRHHHFIQSMSRKGNCLDNAPVESFFSMLKRECLRRIKVTSLSELSTLVEHYVAWYNNQRISLKRHGLTPVEYRKQYLTNN, encoded by the coding sequence TTGCGGCGTGATTATCCCTTTATTACGCTCTTAAAAGTTGCGGGACTTGCGCGTTCGACGTATTACTATCATTTAGCTTGTCTAAACCGGCCTGATAAATATCGTCAGGTTAAACAAATTATTCGGCAAGAATTTGCCCGCTCTCATCAAACTTATGGTTATCGTCGCATGAGATTTGTTTTAAAACAGCATCATGTTAAACTTTGTCTAGAAACTGTTCGTAAAATTATGTTTTCTATGGGTCTGAAAGTTACTCTTTTTTCAAAACATTCTGGTCGGTACAACTCATATCATGGTCATGTTGGACAGGTGGTACCTAACTTGCTCAAGCAACAATTCAAGGCCCATAAACCATATACTGTTTTGCATACTGACGTCAGTCAGTTTAAACTTACGTGTGGAAAATGGGGTTATATTTCGACAGTTATTGATGAGGCTAGTAATGAAGTTTTAGCCGCTAAAGTTAGTTCAACACCCAATCGTGTTTTAATCGATCAAACCCTTGAGACAGTCATTAAAAAGATTCCCGCAACAACTAAACCAATTCTACACTCTGATCAAGGATGGCAATATCAAATGACCAATTATCAAGCTAAACTAAGACATCATCATTTCATTCAAAGCATGTCTCGTAAGGGAAATTGTTTAGACAATGCCCCAGTTGAGAGCTTTTTCAGTATGCTTAAACGTGAATGTTTAAGGCGCATTAAGGTTACTTCGCTCAGTGAACTAAGTACATTAGTGGAACATTATGTTGCTTGGTATAATAACCAGCGAATTTCACTTAAGCGTCACGGATTAACTCCAGTCGAATATCGTAAACAGTATCTAACTAATAATTAA